A genome region from Pseudanabaena sp. Chao 1811 includes the following:
- a CDS encoding NAD-dependent epimerase/dehydratase family protein, with product MKIGIVGATGFVGNRAAEIFHAQGHEIIPIVRSIASADRLTLKNLNYQIASAFDQSQLAKAFRGCDVVIHSVLGSPGLIRGSVEPAYKAAQKAGVKRIVYLSSMIVHRSAPAIGTTEASPLVENQKFPAHPAKIDAERKLLKLRKSGSVEVVIFRPGVVFGPRSRWVSDLAGQLSQGTAYFINGGKGVCNSVYIDNLIHGIQLGMTTPEADGEAFFVGDREEITWFDFYSPFAEAFGVDPTQIPTLPIPEFARSRKKELISAITNSQFVQKLLASVPEDLKNNLKNIVPKRKKPQSKMEVIEPVEALPKIETKPQPVVNEMMAELQQSQYKLPFTKAERILGYAPVVTFDEGCRLSIEWLSQLKQFEPLLKK from the coding sequence ATGAAAATTGGCATTGTGGGAGCCACTGGATTCGTTGGTAATCGAGCCGCCGAAATATTCCATGCTCAAGGACATGAAATCATCCCTATTGTTCGTTCTATTGCCAGTGCCGATCGCCTAACTTTAAAAAACTTAAACTATCAGATTGCTAGTGCCTTTGATCAATCCCAATTAGCAAAGGCTTTTAGAGGTTGTGATGTCGTAATTCACTCCGTCTTAGGCAGCCCCGGATTAATACGCGGTAGTGTGGAACCTGCCTATAAAGCTGCTCAAAAAGCAGGAGTGAAGCGCATTGTCTACTTAAGTTCGATGATTGTCCACCGCTCTGCACCTGCAATCGGTACTACCGAGGCTAGTCCGCTAGTGGAAAATCAAAAATTCCCTGCTCATCCTGCAAAAATCGATGCTGAACGCAAGCTCCTCAAATTACGGAAAAGTGGCTCCGTAGAAGTAGTAATTTTTCGCCCTGGGGTAGTCTTTGGTCCGCGATCGCGTTGGGTGTCAGATTTAGCAGGTCAGCTTTCTCAGGGAACAGCCTACTTTATCAATGGAGGTAAAGGCGTTTGTAATAGTGTCTATATTGACAATCTCATTCATGGCATTCAACTAGGGATGACAACACCAGAAGCGGATGGTGAAGCATTTTTTGTAGGCGATCGCGAAGAGATCACATGGTTTGATTTTTATAGTCCTTTTGCAGAAGCCTTTGGTGTTGATCCCACCCAGATTCCCACCCTGCCAATCCCTGAGTTTGCGCGTAGCCGTAAAAAGGAGTTGATCAGTGCAATTACTAACTCCCAATTTGTTCAGAAACTTCTCGCCTCAGTGCCTGAAGATCTCAAAAACAACCTCAAAAATATAGTTCCCAAACGCAAGAAACCACAATCTAAGATGGAAGTAATCGAGCCAGTCGAAGCATTGCCCAAAATAGAGACAAAACCACAACCCGTCGTCAATGAAATGATGGCAGAATTGCAGCAGTCTCAATACAAGCTTCCTTTTACCAAAGCCGAGAGAATCTTAGGCTATGCCCCAGTTGTGACCTTTGATGAAGGCTGTCGTCTTTCCATAGAGTGGTTATCGCAATTAAAACAATTTGAGCCGTTACTTAAAAAGTAG
- a CDS encoding glycosyltransferase family 4 protein, with protein sequence MKVLHLSTSDIDNGGARAAYRLSQGLQSIGCSSQMLVRAKFSSDRTVTADKSLLTKLSPPISGLLLRLYPKHKYDTFSPQWFPDVLASRVAQIKPDIINLHWVCNGYLQIETLPKFKKPLVWTLHDMWPFTGGCVYTQECEKYKVSCGSCPQLGSDRPNDLSNWVLQRKIKAWQNLNLTIVATSSWMADCAKSSSIFQNTRVETIPLGLDTEIYKPIDKSIACQLLNLPQDKQLILFGAVNPTSDPRKGFHLLQPALQQIAQNGWGDRVELVVFGASKPEKEINLGFKTHYLGYFKDDLSLSLVYSAADVTIVPSIQEAFGQTASESMACGTPVVAFSNTGVRDIVDHQQNGYLVTPFEIDDLTQGIIWILEDKERHQKLQDHARDKSLREFANEVQARRYLSLYEDIAGLNS encoded by the coding sequence ATGAAAGTCTTACATCTGAGTACCTCTGATATTGACAATGGAGGCGCAAGGGCTGCTTATCGCTTAAGTCAGGGATTGCAGTCCATAGGATGCTCTTCGCAAATGCTAGTACGCGCTAAATTTAGTAGCGATCGCACTGTCACGGCTGACAAATCACTCTTGACTAAATTGAGTCCCCCAATATCGGGACTACTACTGCGGCTTTATCCAAAACACAAATACGACACTTTCTCTCCTCAATGGTTTCCTGATGTTCTTGCCTCAAGAGTTGCTCAGATCAAGCCAGATATCATTAATTTACATTGGGTTTGTAATGGCTATCTCCAAATTGAGACATTACCTAAATTCAAAAAACCCTTAGTTTGGACATTGCATGATATGTGGCCCTTTACGGGTGGCTGTGTCTATACCCAAGAATGCGAAAAATACAAAGTATCTTGTGGTAGTTGTCCGCAATTAGGTAGCGATCGCCCTAATGATCTGTCTAACTGGGTTTTGCAAAGAAAAATAAAGGCTTGGCAAAATCTCAACCTAACTATTGTGGCAACTTCTTCATGGATGGCAGATTGTGCTAAATCTAGCTCAATTTTCCAAAATACCAGAGTAGAAACAATTCCTTTAGGGCTAGACACCGAGATATATAAACCAATTGATAAATCCATAGCCTGTCAGTTGCTAAATCTGCCACAGGATAAGCAGCTAATTCTGTTTGGAGCAGTTAATCCCACTTCTGATCCCAGAAAAGGATTTCACCTATTGCAGCCTGCGCTTCAGCAAATTGCTCAAAATGGTTGGGGCGATCGCGTTGAACTAGTTGTTTTTGGTGCATCCAAGCCAGAGAAAGAAATTAATCTAGGATTTAAAACCCATTATTTGGGATATTTCAAAGATGATCTTTCTCTATCACTAGTTTATTCAGCCGCCGATGTGACGATTGTGCCATCCATTCAAGAAGCCTTTGGACAAACTGCTTCTGAGTCTATGGCTTGTGGTACTCCTGTGGTTGCGTTTAGTAATACTGGAGTGAGGGATATTGTCGATCATCAGCAAAATGGCTATTTGGTGACTCCTTTTGAAATTGACGACCTGACTCAAGGAATTATCTGGATACTCGAAGATAAGGAACGTCATCAAAAATTGCAGGATCATGCTAGAGACAAAAGTTTGCGAGAGTTTGCTAATGAGGTGCAAGCTCGTCGATACTTATCTTTATACGAAGACATCGCAGGTTTAAATAGTTAA
- a CDS encoding ABC transporter ATP-binding protein: MDYLSKFLFVISAQKIKLLLIVTLFITISLLDAVGIGLIGPFIGLAVKPEAIQGNVWLSSIYGYLKLSNVNQFIALLGLAVVLLFYFKSFLYYQIQSYVLRFCYTQQVLLRLRMLRTYLSLPYTFYLKTNSAHVIQSISGESANFTYSIAIPLLNSIANLFVLVVLLLLMAKTDLLATVSIFGLLLVVVVPFHYFRHKVAAWGKDGVEANTETIRVVNHAIGGLKTTKLIGCESFFENQLLAQSNKYARAASLFHSFQQLPRIVIETLLITFVVGFVSLSLIIVERSDSLVSVLGIFAIASVRIIPSASQLLTCMGVLRNNKPTLDRLYLDLKELEAPESLKYLNMSGNKTHTISNNRVHAFTDKLVIDQLNYSYPGVARKALNNVSLAIRKGESIALIGKSGAGKTTLSDIFLGLLIPQSGDIQVDGVSVYSDLRAWQNLIGYIPQSIFLMDDTIERNIAFGLPDDQIDKQKLDQAIKTAQLSELIEQLPEGIHTFVGENGVRLSGGQRQRIGIARALYYEREILVLDEATSALDNETESLIGEALRELGRTKTMIVIAHRLTTVEHCDRIYEMSNGEIVRSGSYQEIVIEGKKYED; the protein is encoded by the coding sequence ATGGATTATTTGTCAAAGTTTCTATTTGTTATATCTGCTCAAAAGATTAAACTTTTACTGATAGTAACTCTTTTTATAACTATTTCTCTGTTAGATGCCGTAGGCATTGGACTAATTGGTCCATTTATTGGTTTAGCAGTTAAACCTGAAGCAATTCAGGGGAATGTTTGGCTGTCTAGTATTTACGGATATCTAAAATTAAGCAATGTCAATCAGTTTATCGCTTTGTTAGGATTGGCTGTTGTTCTTCTCTTTTATTTTAAATCATTTCTCTATTACCAAATACAGAGTTATGTATTGAGATTTTGTTATACACAGCAAGTATTGCTGCGTTTGAGAATGCTGCGTACTTATCTATCTCTACCCTATACATTTTATTTAAAAACAAATTCTGCCCATGTAATTCAGAGTATTAGTGGTGAATCTGCTAACTTTACTTACTCGATCGCTATTCCACTTTTAAACTCGATCGCTAATTTATTTGTTTTAGTAGTCCTTTTACTACTTATGGCAAAAACAGATTTGTTAGCGACAGTAAGTATATTTGGATTACTTTTAGTTGTAGTTGTTCCATTTCATTATTTTAGACATAAGGTTGCTGCTTGGGGAAAAGATGGTGTAGAGGCAAATACAGAGACAATTCGAGTGGTTAACCACGCAATCGGTGGCTTAAAAACTACAAAACTAATTGGCTGTGAAAGCTTTTTTGAAAATCAGCTACTTGCTCAGTCCAATAAATATGCAAGAGCCGCTAGTCTGTTTCATTCTTTTCAGCAGCTTCCTCGCATTGTCATCGAAACATTGCTAATTACCTTTGTGGTTGGATTTGTGTCTTTGTCATTAATCATTGTCGAACGTTCGGATAGTTTAGTCTCGGTCTTAGGTATTTTTGCGATCGCCTCTGTGCGAATTATTCCTTCGGCTAGCCAATTGTTAACATGCATGGGGGTACTACGAAACAATAAACCAACTCTGGATCGTCTCTACTTAGATTTGAAGGAATTAGAAGCTCCAGAATCACTAAAATATCTCAACATGTCTGGGAATAAAACACATACTATTAGCAATAATCGAGTTCATGCTTTTACAGACAAATTGGTAATTGATCAGCTTAATTACTCATATCCTGGGGTGGCTAGAAAAGCTTTAAACAATGTCTCTTTGGCAATTCGTAAGGGAGAATCAATCGCTTTAATTGGCAAGTCAGGAGCAGGTAAAACAACTCTGAGTGATATATTCTTGGGTTTACTGATACCCCAGTCAGGAGACATTCAGGTAGATGGTGTATCTGTATACAGCGATCTCCGAGCTTGGCAAAATTTGATCGGGTACATTCCTCAATCCATTTTTCTAATGGATGACACCATCGAAAGAAATATTGCCTTTGGATTGCCCGATGATCAAATTGATAAGCAAAAGCTAGATCAAGCCATCAAAACTGCACAACTTTCAGAATTAATTGAACAACTACCTGAGGGGATCCATACTTTCGTGGGCGAAAATGGTGTGCGTCTATCTGGAGGACAGAGGCAGAGAATAGGTATTGCGCGTGCGCTTTACTATGAGCGTGAAATCTTGGTGCTAGATGAAGCAACTTCTGCTTTAGACAATGAAACTGAAAGTTTGATTGGTGAAGCATTACGAGAATTGGGACGCACTAAAACAATGATCGTAATTGCTCACCGATTAACAACGGTCGAACATTGCGATCGCATTTATGAGATGAGTAATGGTGAAATTGTGAGATCGGGTAGCTATCAAGAAATTGTTATAGAAGGAAAAAAATATGAAGATTAG
- a CDS encoding YqeG family HAD IIIA-type phosphatase translates to MTSFPTKADTLASIDLNRLVSLGIKGVILDLDNTIISEDDRYLSPHAEDWIAQAKDLGLQFFFLSNGKRRYRVEYWSHHLNIPAISPAKKPFPSAFHKAMKHMQLIPKQVIVIGDSRHTDVFGAWLSGCRSIQVASLPHPPRWWEKLLGKYVQTPYPKKLELWDYQASIHNQN, encoded by the coding sequence ATGACTTCCTTTCCAACTAAGGCAGATACTTTAGCTTCTATTGATCTTAATCGTTTAGTATCGTTGGGAATTAAAGGAGTCATCCTCGATTTAGATAACACAATTATTTCTGAGGATGATCGCTATCTATCACCTCATGCCGAAGATTGGATTGCACAGGCAAAAGATTTGGGATTGCAATTTTTCTTCTTATCAAATGGCAAAAGGCGCTATCGTGTGGAGTATTGGTCTCACCACTTAAATATACCTGCAATTAGTCCAGCTAAAAAGCCCTTTCCAAGTGCATTTCACAAAGCAATGAAGCATATGCAGCTTATACCAAAACAAGTTATCGTAATTGGGGATAGTCGCCATACAGATGTTTTTGGGGCATGGCTATCAGGTTGTCGCAGCATTCAAGTTGCCTCTCTACCGCATCCACCTCGCTGGTGGGAAAAACTGCTAGGAAAATATGTCCAAACGCCCTATCCTAAAAAACTTGAACTTTGGGATTATCAAGCCTCAATTCACAATCAAAACTAG
- a CDS encoding decaprenyl-phosphate phosphoribosyltransferase, with translation MAIEKEEQNLAVDDDPIISQPQKSTKPSSFKVFSAHLKALRPKQWTKNLVVFAAPLFAFEITTRSLFGGLLAFCLFCATSSSFYLINDILDVKSDRQHPVKSKRPIASGLVSVPNAIAMAIILLASALTISWWRDSGLGLAILSYAILQVLYNLRLKRTVILDVVAIAIGFILRACAGAAATGIVLSSWFILCTAMLALFLGIEKRKAELRLSELRGKKSRAVLQRYSLSLLNRMETVATNGTIITYALWSSGPIVRGASTSWMLVTLPFVMYGIFRYQLLSDPQEIARRSADTELGGQTERPEEVLLNDQPILMTVITWIATTFGILVLKKYGLIS, from the coding sequence ATGGCGATCGAAAAAGAAGAGCAGAATCTAGCAGTTGATGATGATCCAATTATCAGTCAACCCCAAAAATCAACTAAACCATCGAGTTTCAAAGTATTTTCTGCTCATTTAAAAGCACTGCGACCGAAACAGTGGACTAAGAACCTAGTTGTATTTGCAGCTCCACTTTTTGCCTTTGAAATCACTACAAGATCTCTGTTTGGCGGCTTACTCGCTTTTTGCCTTTTTTGTGCTACTTCCAGTAGCTTTTATTTAATTAATGACATTCTTGATGTTAAGTCCGATCGCCAACATCCTGTTAAGTCAAAACGACCGATCGCTTCAGGATTAGTTTCTGTTCCTAATGCGATCGCAATGGCAATCATCCTTTTGGCATCAGCCTTGACGATTAGTTGGTGGCGTGACTCAGGGTTAGGATTAGCGATCCTCAGTTATGCGATTCTCCAAGTTTTATATAATCTCCGCCTCAAGCGGACAGTTATTTTAGATGTCGTTGCTATTGCTATTGGTTTCATTCTTAGAGCCTGTGCTGGAGCTGCCGCTACAGGTATTGTTCTGTCTTCATGGTTTATTCTCTGTACAGCTATGCTTGCCCTGTTTTTAGGTATTGAAAAGCGCAAAGCTGAGCTAAGACTATCAGAATTAAGGGGCAAGAAATCTCGTGCTGTCCTCCAACGCTATTCTCTATCCCTATTGAATCGGATGGAAACCGTAGCAACCAATGGCACAATCATTACCTATGCGCTTTGGAGTTCTGGACCAATTGTTCGTGGAGCTTCAACATCATGGATGCTAGTTACATTACCTTTTGTTATGTATGGCATTTTTCGCTATCAATTGTTAAGCGATCCCCAAGAGATTGCCCGTCGTAGCGCTGATACTGAGCTAGGGGGACAAACCGAGCGACCAGAGGAGGTTTTGTTGAATGATCAACCGATCCTAATGACCGTAATAACTTGGATTGCTACAACATTTGGTATTTTAGTTTTAAAAAAATATGGACTTATTTCTTGA
- a CDS encoding Gfo/Idh/MocA family protein: MTLKVAIAGAGHIAHVHAQAVKNQGGEVVAVIEKFLDKATAFTQKFSIPHQYATIEEALAEAKFDALVIGTPNFLHAPQAIAALNAKVPVMVEKPMALNAMESAEVIEASLRSQTVLLVAHCWRFDEEVLWLRSKAEKLGQIVRTKGYGVHTHWGPRGWFTDQQLAGGGAIADVGIHAIDTTRFLIGDPQPVSVFAKIGTYYKDFDVDDTGVIIINWDNGTTSYIESGWCQPYVDSPLAGTHLYGKKGFGQIFPTRLLLPNSKKAKSSDRSLFNRVLSKFKKQEEIVEVKSNFIFPRKAHFPQSMYDRQMAHFFDCINTKHTPISGGIEGAINMQIVDAAYASAKTGQVVEITGISR; encoded by the coding sequence ATGACCCTCAAGGTAGCAATTGCAGGGGCGGGACATATTGCTCATGTTCATGCTCAAGCCGTCAAAAATCAAGGTGGGGAAGTAGTCGCAGTAATTGAAAAATTTTTAGATAAAGCGACTGCCTTCACTCAAAAATTTTCCATACCCCATCAATACGCAACCATCGAAGAAGCCCTTGCTGAAGCCAAATTTGATGCTTTAGTAATCGGTACTCCTAATTTTCTCCATGCTCCACAGGCGATCGCTGCTTTAAATGCCAAAGTCCCCGTTATGGTAGAGAAACCAATGGCACTTAATGCAATGGAAAGTGCTGAGGTAATTGAAGCAAGCTTGCGATCGCAAACAGTTTTACTAGTCGCCCACTGCTGGCGTTTTGATGAAGAGGTTTTATGGTTGCGATCAAAGGCTGAAAAGCTTGGTCAAATTGTTCGTACTAAGGGCTATGGTGTGCATACCCACTGGGGACCTAGAGGCTGGTTTACTGATCAGCAATTAGCAGGGGGTGGGGCGATCGCCGATGTTGGGATTCATGCGATCGATACAACTAGATTCTTGATTGGTGATCCGCAGCCTGTGAGTGTATTTGCCAAAATTGGTACATACTACAAAGATTTCGATGTCGATGATACAGGTGTAATTATCATTAACTGGGATAATGGTACAACCTCCTATATTGAATCAGGCTGGTGTCAACCCTATGTTGACAGCCCCCTTGCAGGGACACATCTTTATGGTAAAAAGGGTTTTGGACAGATCTTTCCTACGCGATTACTGCTTCCCAACAGTAAAAAAGCAAAAAGTTCAGATCGCTCCCTATTTAATCGTGTACTATCTAAATTCAAGAAACAAGAAGAAATAGTGGAGGTAAAATCAAATTTTATATTTCCGCGCAAGGCTCATTTCCCCCAATCTATGTATGATCGCCAGATGGCGCATTTTTTTGACTGTATTAACACTAAACACACACCTATCTCTGGCGGTATTGAAGGAGCAATCAATATGCAGATCGTCGATGCAGCCTATGCAAGTGCGAAAACAGGGCAGGTAGTAGAAATCACAGGAATTAGCCGATGA
- a CDS encoding GMC oxidoreductase yields the protein MIIDARSLPSEESLETHVCIIGAGPAGLTLAREFANQNFQVTLLESGGFEFDSEIQSLNTGKVIGDPYPELSGTRRRQFGGTSHTWEGQNGYKEYGFRCLPLDVIDFEQRDWLPYSGWPFTRTDLDPFYERAHQVCQIGPYAYKAEDWEDQRAVRLPFKSDRIGTSMSQYGPRYPFTEEYPQQIKQTPNITTVIYGTVVEIVTDDSNQTVTRLRIAASKDKQVWLNAKIFILATGGFENARLLLASNKQQTSGLGNQNDVVGRYFMDRPILSCSLIPYNHKLLEQTALYDIYRTKGVPVMARVRLSEDLMRREHILNNGAQLFPRPQERQRKATLALRSLGSAIRDRQSLPNVTKNLITALSGGDYILVAGFWAAIRKIPALRRGDWSYLPYEKLRFSQFEIFYQIEQAPDPNNRVTLSAERDFLGQNKVEVHWKLNPIDIQNAVRVQEIWAEEFDKAGLGKLQFAKKREDWKFENLAMHHHIGSTRINNDPKQGVVDANCKVHGISNLFIAGSSVFPTAGYSNPTLTIIALSLRLADHIKTLI from the coding sequence ATGATTATTGATGCAAGATCACTCCCCTCCGAAGAAAGTCTTGAAACCCATGTTTGTATTATTGGTGCTGGACCAGCGGGGCTGACATTGGCACGTGAGTTTGCTAATCAAAATTTTCAAGTCACCTTACTCGAAAGTGGTGGATTTGAATTTGATTCAGAGATTCAATCCCTTAATACGGGAAAAGTAATTGGCGATCCCTATCCTGAATTAAGCGGCACCCGTCGCCGTCAATTTGGTGGAACTTCACATACTTGGGAAGGTCAAAATGGTTATAAAGAATATGGATTTCGTTGTCTTCCCCTAGATGTAATTGACTTTGAACAAAGAGATTGGCTGCCCTATAGTGGTTGGCCATTTACAAGGACAGATCTTGATCCTTTTTATGAACGAGCGCATCAGGTTTGCCAAATAGGTCCCTATGCCTACAAAGCTGAGGATTGGGAAGATCAGCGAGCGGTACGTTTACCTTTTAAAAGCGATCGCATTGGCACATCCATGAGTCAATATGGACCGCGATATCCATTTACAGAGGAATATCCGCAGCAAATTAAGCAGACTCCTAACATCACGACAGTCATTTATGGCACTGTCGTGGAAATTGTCACCGATGACAGTAATCAGACGGTCACGCGCTTGCGGATTGCTGCATCAAAGGATAAACAAGTTTGGTTAAATGCCAAGATATTTATTTTGGCGACAGGTGGATTTGAAAATGCCCGCCTATTATTAGCATCAAATAAGCAACAAACATCGGGCTTAGGAAATCAGAATGATGTTGTCGGTCGATATTTTATGGATCGTCCCATCCTAAGCTGTTCACTGATCCCCTATAACCATAAGCTTTTAGAGCAAACAGCCCTTTACGACATCTACCGCACCAAAGGGGTTCCTGTGATGGCAAGAGTGCGTCTATCCGAAGATTTGATGCGGCGTGAGCATATCCTCAACAATGGCGCTCAGCTATTTCCCAGACCTCAAGAGCGTCAAAGAAAGGCAACTTTAGCACTGCGTTCTTTGGGTTCTGCAATACGCGATCGCCAGTCACTGCCAAATGTAACCAAAAACTTGATCACAGCATTGAGTGGAGGGGATTATATTCTGGTGGCGGGTTTCTGGGCAGCGATCAGGAAAATTCCTGCCCTGCGCCGTGGTGATTGGTCATATCTCCCCTATGAGAAATTAAGATTCTCTCAATTTGAAATTTTCTATCAAATTGAACAAGCACCCGATCCTAATAACCGAGTTACCCTCAGCGCAGAGCGAGATTTTCTCGGACAGAACAAGGTAGAGGTTCATTGGAAATTAAATCCGATTGATATCCAAAATGCGGTTCGGGTACAGGAAATTTGGGCTGAAGAATTTGACAAGGCGGGTCTAGGTAAATTGCAGTTTGCCAAGAAGCGAGAAGATTGGAAATTTGAAAATTTAGCCATGCATCACCATATTGGTTCTACGCGCATCAATAACGATCCTAAGCAAGGAGTCGTAGATGCGAACTGTAAGGTACATGGTATTTCTAACTTATTCATTGCAGGCAGTTCTGTCTTTCCCACGGCAGGTTATTCTAATCCGACACTCACGATTATTGCCTTATCCCTAAGACTCGCAGACCATATTAAAACTCTGATCTAA
- a CDS encoding NAD-dependent epimerase/dehydratase family protein yields the protein MKVLITGGAGFIGKWLIEKIPTEFEVIVLDSLDPQVHTKSQDFAPELKARAQCIKADIQDIANYKEIIEGTDVVVHLVAQTGTGQSMYEISRYVQDNANGTAKLLELISSLQHKPRRVVLSSSRAVYGDGAYTDGKSVLYPKGRNLENLQSGIWEVCSPEGEILKPLPMRETYLTKPTSVYGLTKLWQEQLLEIYCESQAIDLVTLRFQNVYGPKQELGNPYTGIIGIFTNAISQGTPLELFEDGLVTRDFVFVGDIADAVVKSITTEKALNTTINVGSGLAVTLIDVVETIAQLLNKKADYKISGRFRIGDIRHAVADMSHYETQLGKWEPTSLKDGLSQYLDWYLHQEPLKPEVLQESLKEMERKGLLQTKKTS from the coding sequence ATGAAAGTTCTCATTACTGGTGGTGCAGGGTTTATTGGCAAGTGGTTAATTGAAAAAATCCCCACTGAATTTGAAGTGATTGTGCTCGACTCTCTCGATCCACAGGTACATACTAAATCGCAGGATTTCGCGCCAGAGTTAAAAGCTCGCGCTCAATGTATTAAAGCCGATATTCAAGATATTGCTAATTACAAAGAGATTATCGAAGGGACAGATGTTGTTGTGCATTTAGTAGCCCAAACTGGCACGGGGCAGTCAATGTATGAGATTAGCCGCTATGTACAGGACAATGCCAACGGTACAGCAAAATTACTAGAGCTAATTTCCTCTCTCCAGCATAAGCCTCGCCGTGTGGTTCTATCTTCCAGTCGCGCTGTCTATGGTGATGGCGCTTACACCGATGGTAAGTCAGTTCTCTATCCTAAAGGTAGGAATCTAGAGAACCTCCAAAGTGGCATTTGGGAAGTATGTAGCCCTGAGGGGGAAATCTTAAAACCCTTGCCCATGCGCGAAACCTATCTCACCAAGCCCACCTCTGTATATGGCTTAACTAAGTTATGGCAAGAGCAGCTATTAGAAATTTACTGCGAGAGTCAGGCGATCGACTTGGTGACATTGCGATTCCAGAATGTGTATGGACCTAAACAAGAGCTAGGCAATCCCTACACTGGCATTATTGGCATTTTTACCAATGCAATTTCTCAGGGAACGCCATTAGAGCTTTTTGAAGATGGCTTAGTGACGCGAGATTTTGTGTTTGTCGGCGATATTGCTGATGCCGTTGTTAAATCGATCACTACTGAAAAAGCTTTGAATACAACAATTAATGTCGGTAGTGGACTAGCCGTAACTCTGATAGATGTTGTGGAAACGATCGCCCAGCTTCTCAATAAAAAAGCAGACTATAAAATCTCAGGACGTTTCCGCATTGGTGATATTCGCCATGCTGTCGCTGATATGAGCCACTACGAAACACAGTTGGGCAAATGGGAACCAACTTCCCTTAAGGATGGACTATCGCAGTATCTTGATTGGTATCTGCATCAAGAGCCGCTTAAGCCAGAAGTGTTACAGGAATCTTTGAAGGAGATGGAACGTAAGGGATTATTGCAGACTAAAAAAACTAGCTAA
- a CDS encoding glycosyltransferase, whose amino-acid sequence MIEHNLEKIAGQNKVGQFNHFFLTKFNVRSFPELRPGCEPAWLERRFNLFDQYCFPSVSKQSNQNFKWLVFFDVDTPEHFKQKIADYAQAWENFIPVYLDCPLPYGAFPDDVRTVVRRYIPSDCEYLITTWLDNDDAIHKDYVQCIQENFEPKDGETLNFFFGYQLAEGKLYFDFELANHFISLIEKYNPESFNTCLCRPHKELYEVCKSAKKIFCKPLWIEVVHGSNYMNVYRRGFRIPVGNILDDYALKAEEPKDQEQTIPFLLEQAKISIFFPYYFLRKVFLRIKHKQLDELAMSSFKFKKY is encoded by the coding sequence ATGATTGAGCATAATCTTGAAAAAATCGCTGGACAAAATAAAGTGGGACAGTTTAATCATTTTTTTCTAACCAAGTTTAATGTTAGAAGTTTTCCAGAACTCAGACCAGGATGTGAACCCGCATGGCTCGAAAGGAGATTTAATCTATTTGATCAATACTGTTTTCCATCCGTCTCGAAGCAGTCCAATCAAAACTTTAAATGGCTAGTCTTTTTTGATGTCGATACCCCAGAGCATTTCAAGCAAAAGATTGCCGACTATGCTCAGGCATGGGAAAACTTTATCCCAGTCTATTTAGATTGCCCCTTGCCCTACGGCGCATTTCCTGATGATGTCAGAACCGTTGTCCGTCGGTATATTCCTAGTGATTGTGAATACCTGATTACAACTTGGCTGGATAATGACGATGCGATTCATAAAGATTATGTACAGTGTATCCAAGAAAACTTTGAGCCGAAAGATGGAGAAACCTTAAACTTTTTCTTTGGCTATCAGCTAGCTGAAGGGAAGCTTTATTTCGATTTTGAGCTTGCCAATCACTTCATTAGCTTAATCGAAAAATATAATCCTGAATCTTTTAATACCTGTCTATGCAGACCCCACAAGGAACTCTATGAGGTATGTAAATCTGCGAAAAAGATTTTCTGTAAACCTCTATGGATTGAAGTTGTGCATGGCTCCAACTACATGAATGTCTATCGTCGCGGCTTTCGCATACCAGTTGGTAATATCTTGGATGATTATGCCCTTAAAGCCGAGGAGCCGAAGGATCAAGAACAAACAATTCCATTCCTGCTAGAACAGGCAAAGATTTCGATTTTCTTTCCCTACTACTTTCTCAGAAAGGTGTTTTTGCGAATCAAGCATAAACAACTAGATGAGTTAGCGATGAGTAGTTTTAAATTTAAAAAATACTAA